The following is a genomic window from Sulfuricurvum sp..
GCATAGGTTACCGGAATACGACGCTCACCGAGCTCAACGTAAATGATAACCAACACCGTCGCGACAACTAATGCAAAAATAGCTAATACAACTAAAAAGCTCATTGCTCCTGTATTTACCATCGTAATCATATGTCCGATAGCACTTGGAATAGCTGAGACAATCCCTGCAAAGATAATCAAAGAGACACCATTACCGATACCGCTTTGGGTGATTTGCTCACCAATCCACATCAACAACATGGTCCCCGCCAACATCGAAACAACGGCAAGGATCACAAACGTTTGATGATCGACCAAAATAGCACTTGTACCATCTTTACCGCCCATATGTTGCAATCCAACACTCACACCGATAGCTTGGACAATCGTAATCGCAATGGTTGCATAACGGATAATTTGCATGTATTTAACCATACCATCACGCTCTTTTTTCATTTGCGCTAAAGTTGGGAAAGTGGCTGCTAATAATTCCATAATAATTGAGGCGGTGATGTAGGGCATAATACCAAGAGAGATAATAGAGAAGCGTTCTACGGCTTTACCGCTAAACATATTAAATAGACCTAACGCGTCAGCTTGATGAGAGTTAAAAAATGAAGCAATAACGGCTGTGTCAACACCCGGTACTGGCACGTATGCCAATAGTCGGTAGATAAAAAGAAAACCGATCGTAATTAAGATCTTGTTTACAAGTTGCTGGTTCATTAGTTACCAGTGGTTGTAACGTTTTCGTCTTTAATTTTTGATGCATAATCTTTAGCGCTTGCACCTACAAGTTTAACTTGAGTGACCGATTTTTTCAAACGGTGTACGCTGCGGATTGTTTCCATAGTGATTTCAGAAAGCGTTGCAATCTCTTTCACTTTTTCAACGTTGATAATTGTCGGTTTTACAACACGAGATTGGAAACCGATTTTTGGCAAACGGCGAGCAAGTGGTTGTTGTCCACCCTCAAAGTTACGTTTTTCATTGTAACCTTTACGAGCTTTTTGACCTTTGTGACCTTTACCCGCTGTTTTACCTTGTCCACTACCTTGACCACGGCCAAGACGTTTTGTGTTGTGGGTTGACCCCTCAGCAGGGGTTAAATTTTCGAGTGCCATACCTTATCCTTTGATACGTGAAAGTGCATCAACTGTTGCACGAACAACGGTGTTTGGATTGTTTGAACCCAAAGACTTCGTCAAGATGTCTTGGATACCAGCAAGCTCAAGAACAGGACGAGCAGCACCACCGGCGATGACCCCTGTCCCTTCAGATGCTGGTTTAAGCAACATACGACTTGCGTTGTATTTTACTTCGATATCGTGAGCGATAGTTGTCCCTTTGATCTTAACTTCTGTAAGATTTTTGAACGCTTCATCAACCGCTTTACGGATAGCGTCCGGAACCTCTTTAGCTTTACCGACACCGTAACCAACAGTACCTTTTTTATTACCTACAACCACAAGTGCAGTAAAACGAAAACGACGTCCACCTTTTACAACTTTGGTTACACGACCGATGTTTACGATCGATTCTGAAAATTCTTCTCTGTTAATAGGATTCATCATCTGACCTTAAAACTTAATTTCATTTGCACGAAGTGATTCGGCAAACGCTTTTACTACGCCGTGATACAAAAATCCGTTACGATCAAACGTAACTTCATTGATACCAGCTTCTTTAAGGTTTTTTGCAAATACTTCAGCTGCTTTTTGAGCGCTTTCGATATTTGCTTTAAGACCCAAAGTTTTTGAGTGAACGCTTGCAAGAGT
Proteins encoded in this region:
- the rpsE gene encoding 30S ribosomal protein S5, translated to MNPINREEFSESIVNIGRVTKVVKGGRRFRFTALVVVGNKKGTVGYGVGKAKEVPDAIRKAVDEAFKNLTEVKIKGTTIAHDIEVKYNASRMLLKPASEGTGVIAGGAARPVLELAGIQDILTKSLGSNNPNTVVRATVDALSRIKG
- the rplR gene encoding 50S ribosomal protein L18, with translation MTGKTLKIKAAKRLQRKRRIRSKISGCATLPRISVFRSNRFISAQAINDEQGVTLASVHSKTLGLKANIESAQKAAEVFAKNLKEAGINEVTFDRNGFLYHGVVKAFAESLRANEIKF
- the secY gene encoding preprotein translocase subunit SecY; protein product: MNQQLVNKILITIGFLFIYRLLAYVPVPGVDTAVIASFFNSHQADALGLFNMFSGKAVERFSIISLGIMPYITASIIMELLAATFPTLAQMKKERDGMVKYMQIIRYATIAITIVQAIGVSVGLQHMGGKDGTSAILVDHQTFVILAVVSMLAGTMLLMWIGEQITQSGIGNGVSLIIFAGIVSAIPSAIGHMITMVNTGAMSFLVVLAIFALVVATVLVIIYVELGERRIPVTYAKKTMLQNQNKRVMNYIPVKVNLSGVIPVIFASAILMFPMTVLSSSTNPTIQAIADVLNPNHYFFNFLQFMFIAFFAFFYASIVFNAKDISDNLKRQGGFIPGIRPGESTKEFLNDTAGRLTITGAIYLGLIATLPWVVVKAMGVPFFFGGTAVLIVVQVALDTMRRVEAQVYTSKYQTLSAVGL
- the rplO gene encoding 50S ribosomal protein L15, with amino-acid sequence MALENLTPAEGSTHNTKRLGRGQGSGQGKTAGKGHKGQKARKGYNEKRNFEGGQQPLARRLPKIGFQSRVVKPTIINVEKVKEIATLSEITMETIRSVHRLKKSVTQVKLVGASAKDYASKIKDENVTTTGN